AGCCGTGCCGGCTCGGATCATGGCCGTTCGCTGGGCTTGCACGTCCTCATGGCTGCGGCCGAATATGATGCTTCCAGGGGCGCGGCATCGCGAGAGCCATTGTGTACCACCCGTGTGTACCACTCGGGCGGCTGCAAGCCACTGATTTTTCAGAACTCTTTTTGGATCAAACCCTTAGCGGGATGATGGCGGACAGGGAGTCCGTGTAATTGAACTGCCATGACGTGCTTCAAGGTGAACGCAGTAGGGGAGTCTCACGAACATAACCGGAAAATTGTTGCCGGTCTGTGCCTTTCTGTGTCATGAAATGACAGTCGCCTGGTGGGGTGAAAGGTGGGGTAGCGGTGGGGCGCCAAGTCAACAAACTCACAGCACGAGGCGTCGCCACATTGACGGCGCCGGGGCGGCACAGCGATGGCGGCGGCCTTTATCTGTGGGTCGATGCCAGCGGCGCGAAGCGCTGGCTTTTCTTGTTCCGGTGGGGAACTGTCCGAAAGGAGATGGGTCTCGGCGGGCTCGATGCCGTTACGCTGGCGGAGGCTCGGGCGAAGGCATCCGCCGCCCGGAAACTCCTCGATGCAGGCAGCGATCCAATCCAAGCTCGAAAAGATGCCATCGCAGCGGCAGAGGCTGGCCCAAATGCGACGCCTACTTTTGGCGAGTTCGCCGAGACACTGATCGAAGACATCAAATCCGGTTTTCGGAACGCGAAGCATCAGGCGCAATGGTCGTCATCGCTTAAGACGCATGCCGGTTCGCTCTGGCCTCTCCGAATAGACGAAGTTGGGACCGAGCATGTGCTCGATGTGCTCAAGCCGATCTGGAGGACCAAGGCGGAAACAGCATCGCGCGTGCGCGGTCGCATCGAACGCATCCTCGATGCCGCCAAGGCCAAGGGCAAACGTATCGGGGAGAACCCAGCGCGATGGCGCGGCCACCTCGACAAGTTGCTTCCGCAGAGGTCGAGGCTCGCGCGCGGCCATCACGCCGCCATGGCTTACGATGATGTGCCCGCCTTCGTCCAAAGCCTCCGCGAGCGTGAAGCCACTGCGGCGCGCGCCCTTGAGTTTCTGATCCTGACCGCCTCGCGCACTGGAGAGATCCGGGGTGCGAAATGGAACGAATTCGACTTCGAGCGCGGCGTCTGGACCGTTGCTGCCGATAGGATGAAAGCCGGGCGGGTTCACCGCGTTCCGCTAGCCGAACGCCCGCTCGATATCGCGCGGTCTCTTCAACAGAGCAACACCAGCGAGTTTGTATTTGCCGGCTCTCGCAAAGACCGGCCGCTATCATCTCACGCCATTCTGATGCTGATGCGCCGCATGCAGATGGAGCAATATACGCCGCACGGCTTTCGATCGAGTTTTCGAGACTGGTGCGGCGAGCAAACCGCATTTCCGCGCGAGATTGCCGAGGCCGCACTTGCGCACGTCGTCGGCGATGAGACTGAGCGAGCCTATCGCCGTCGCGACGCGCTGGAGAAGCGCCGCAAGCTCATGGACGCCTGGGCGCGTTTCGTCGATACGCCCAAGTCAAAGGGAACCAACATCACTCCTATCGGCGCCAAACGCGCCGGGTAGTTAACGAGACA
Above is a genomic segment from Bosea sp. NBC_00550 containing:
- a CDS encoding tyrosine-type recombinase/integrase, translating into MGRQVNKLTARGVATLTAPGRHSDGGGLYLWVDASGAKRWLFLFRWGTVRKEMGLGGLDAVTLAEARAKASAARKLLDAGSDPIQARKDAIAAAEAGPNATPTFGEFAETLIEDIKSGFRNAKHQAQWSSSLKTHAGSLWPLRIDEVGTEHVLDVLKPIWRTKAETASRVRGRIERILDAAKAKGKRIGENPARWRGHLDKLLPQRSRLARGHHAAMAYDDVPAFVQSLREREATAARALEFLILTASRTGEIRGAKWNEFDFERGVWTVAADRMKAGRVHRVPLAERPLDIARSLQQSNTSEFVFAGSRKDRPLSSHAILMLMRRMQMEQYTPHGFRSSFRDWCGEQTAFPREIAEAALAHVVGDETERAYRRRDALEKRRKLMDAWARFVDTPKSKGTNITPIGAKRAG